A DNA window from Spirochaetaceae bacterium contains the following coding sequences:
- a CDS encoding UxaA family hydrolase: MAATLPGSFWGYRRANRRVGIRNHVLILPLDDISNAACEAVANNIKGTLAIPHAYGRLQFGADLELYFRTIIGTGCNPNVAACVVIGIEPGWTARVVDGIGATGKPVAGFSIEEHGDLATIAAASRTAQEFAIWASELRREECGIDQLHLSMKCGESDTTSGSGSCPTVGNLLDKLDPLGITSCFGETSELTGAEQVCAERAATAAVKEKFLATWQAYMDEVIEPHKTSDLSESQPTKGNIAGGLTTIEEKAFGNLQKIGRSTRFVDVLEPAQEPPDRPGLYFMDTSSAAAECVTLQAAAGFVVHLFPTGQGNVIGHPIEPVIKLTANPRTARTMAEHIDLDVSGILRREMTYDEAGDALIDLTLRTCNGRLTCAETLGHREFSLTKLYRSA, translated from the coding sequence ATGGCTGCGACTCTGCCGGGTTCGTTCTGGGGCTACCGGCGCGCGAACCGCCGCGTGGGCATCCGCAACCACGTGCTGATCCTGCCGCTCGACGACATTTCCAACGCCGCCTGCGAGGCGGTGGCCAACAACATCAAGGGCACGCTCGCGATTCCGCACGCCTACGGACGCCTGCAGTTCGGCGCCGACCTGGAGCTGTATTTCCGCACCATCATCGGCACCGGCTGCAACCCCAACGTCGCGGCGTGCGTGGTGATCGGCATTGAGCCGGGCTGGACCGCGCGGGTGGTGGACGGCATCGGCGCCACCGGCAAGCCGGTGGCCGGCTTCTCGATCGAGGAACACGGCGATCTGGCCACCATCGCCGCCGCCTCCCGCACCGCCCAGGAATTCGCGATCTGGGCCTCGGAGCTGCGCAGGGAGGAGTGCGGCATCGACCAGCTCCACCTGTCGATGAAGTGCGGCGAGTCGGACACCACCTCCGGCAGCGGCTCCTGCCCGACGGTCGGCAACCTGCTCGACAAGCTCGACCCGCTCGGCATCACCTCCTGCTTCGGGGAGACCTCCGAGCTCACCGGCGCCGAGCAGGTGTGCGCCGAGCGCGCCGCCACCGCCGCCGTGAAGGAGAAGTTCCTGGCCACCTGGCAGGCGTACATGGACGAGGTGATCGAGCCGCACAAGACCAGCGACCTGTCGGAGTCGCAGCCCACCAAGGGCAACATCGCCGGCGGCCTGACCACCATCGAGGAGAAGGCGTTCGGCAACCTGCAGAAGATCGGCCGCAGCACGCGCTTCGTCGACGTGCTCGAGCCGGCCCAGGAGCCGCCCGACAGGCCGGGGCTGTACTTCATGGACACCTCGTCGGCGGCCGCCGAGTGCGTGACCCTGCAGGCCGCGGCCGGCTTCGTGGTACACCTGTTCCCGACCGGCCAGGGCAACGTGATCGGCCACCCGATCGAGCCGGTGATCAAGCTCACCGCCAACCCGCGCACCGCGCGCACCATGGCGGAGCACATCGACCTGGACGTATCCGGCATCCTGCGCCGCGAGATGACCTACGACGAGGCCGGCGACGCCCTGATCGACCTGACCCTCCGCACCTGCAACGGCCGCCTCACCTGCGCCGAAACCCTCGGCCACCGCGAGTTCTCCCTCACCAAGCTCTACCGCAGCGCGTAA
- a CDS encoding Fic family protein, translating into MPLPRTLSATGERHRFLAQAGWRIYSPRHAPPPSLAGHLTFALKHEGLDLAVLKRLFLATGPAPIEALVRAAPTGAYARRVWFLHEWLTGRRLDLPNADRGAYPLVVDPKLQFPAAAENSTRHRVKNNLPGVPEFCPLVSRTEPLERFIELDLPSSAREAAAAVPQDLMARAAAFLLLKDSQASFVIEGERPPQDRIQRWGRAIGQAGTQPLNLDELLRLQEIVIGDARFVELGLRNEGGFVGEWDRDTRQPIPDHVSARPEDLSDLVDGLIAFDQKAARELDPVLAAAVLAFGFVYIHPFEDGNGRIHRYLIHHVLAARGFNPLGVTFPVSAAILDRIREYRTTLEDYSKRLLPVVDWKPTELGNVTVLNDTADFYRFFDATAHAEFLYGCVRHTIEHDLPEETTYLQQYDAFDTGVNLIVDMPERLSNLLFRFLRQNGGRLSHRGRTREFARLTDEEVNRVEALFRDTFGDDARATTQEGGNS; encoded by the coding sequence AGGGGCTCGATCTGGCCGTGCTCAAGCGGCTGTTCCTTGCCACCGGGCCCGCGCCGATCGAGGCTCTCGTCAGAGCCGCTCCTACCGGCGCCTACGCACGGCGCGTCTGGTTCCTGCACGAATGGCTTACCGGCAGAAGGCTTGATCTGCCGAACGCCGACCGCGGCGCCTATCCACTGGTCGTCGACCCGAAACTGCAGTTCCCCGCCGCCGCCGAGAATTCCACGCGCCATCGCGTCAAGAACAACCTGCCCGGTGTCCCCGAGTTTTGCCCGCTCGTGTCCCGCACCGAGCCCCTTGAACGCTTCATCGAGCTGGACCTGCCGTCAAGCGCACGCGAAGCCGCCGCCGCGGTGCCGCAGGATCTGATGGCGCGCGCCGCGGCGTTTCTGCTGCTCAAGGACTCCCAGGCGAGCTTCGTCATCGAAGGCGAACGCCCCCCGCAAGACCGCATCCAGCGCTGGGGCCGCGCGATCGGTCAAGCGGGCACGCAGCCGCTGAACCTCGACGAACTGCTTCGACTGCAGGAGATCGTGATCGGCGATGCGCGCTTCGTGGAACTCGGTCTCAGGAACGAAGGAGGATTCGTCGGCGAGTGGGATCGGGACACCCGACAGCCAATCCCGGACCACGTAAGCGCGAGGCCGGAGGACCTGTCGGATCTCGTCGACGGCCTGATCGCCTTCGACCAGAAGGCGGCACGGGAACTCGATCCGGTGCTGGCCGCTGCGGTACTGGCATTCGGATTCGTCTACATCCATCCTTTCGAGGACGGCAACGGCAGAATACACCGCTACCTGATCCACCACGTCCTGGCCGCGCGGGGCTTCAACCCTCTCGGCGTCACGTTTCCCGTCTCGGCTGCGATTCTGGACAGAATCCGCGAGTACCGCACGACACTGGAGGACTACTCGAAGAGACTGTTGCCGGTAGTCGATTGGAAACCGACCGAACTCGGCAACGTGACCGTGCTGAACGACACGGCCGACTTCTACCGGTTCTTCGATGCCACGGCGCACGCGGAATTCTTGTACGGGTGCGTGCGGCACACCATCGAGCACGACCTGCCGGAGGAAACCACGTATCTACAACAGTACGATGCTTTCGACACAGGGGTGAACTTGATCGTCGACATGCCGGAACGTCTGTCCAACCTCCTGTTCCGGTTTCTGCGCCAGAACGGCGGCAGACTGTCCCACCGCGGACGGACGAGGGAATTCGCACGGCTGACCGATGAAGAGGTCAACCGGGTCGAGGCGCTCTTCCGGGATACGTTCGGCGATGACGCACGTGCCACCACCCAGGAGGGAGGCAACTCATGA
- a CDS encoding alpha-amylase family glycosyl hydrolase → MKFPPRLEGNLRHLYGPRAAGALAELGELWLRHGLAAGAREDASAAPPGAVRMPDAGDIAMIAYADSIRGADGSPLAALRRFVRRYLSGGSINTLHLLPFFPWDTDRGFSVQDYRAVDPRNGTWEDIEALAGEFAHLMADLVINHASLDNPLVQGALTGDPRYRDFVIRYDDGEQPDAAALAALTRPRPDPVLTRYFLVATGGHTRATFDPPVVEAAQGDETPVHGGGWVWTTFSRPPNADGSAATRQVDLNFRNPRVLLEMLEVLLCYRGHGADWVRLDAAGYMWKELGTASIHHRNTHRLLQVLRDALAGRADLVSVAEVNEPQDTILPYLGSAEAGVESDLVYQFAHFPLAVHALLSGDASHYKRWLGTLEQFGGRQFITVYGSHDGMGRKPVLGLLPDADLERMVRDMVAGHGALPNYSRQPGGGRIIYELCATPWSLINRAHADEPLQLQVDRYVACAALGLTLRGVPAFYVNGLLGVPNRLDPDHLDENRSINREQFDEAALYAELDDRGSRMRQVLERLLRLIAVRAGEAAFAPGGPPLQVLDTPPAVVALVADGGARRVVALTSVSAAAQRVALDAALFSGRSAVVELITGSAPARPIGATWELTLGPYEVQWLAGAR, encoded by the coding sequence GTGAAGTTTCCGCCCCGACTGGAGGGGAATCTCCGTCATTTGTACGGCCCGCGGGCCGCCGGCGCGCTCGCGGAACTGGGGGAGTTGTGGCTGCGCCACGGCCTGGCCGCGGGAGCGCGCGAAGACGCGTCGGCGGCACCGCCGGGAGCGGTGCGCATGCCCGACGCAGGCGACATCGCCATGATCGCGTACGCCGATTCGATCCGCGGCGCCGACGGGTCGCCGCTGGCCGCGCTGCGGCGCTTCGTGCGGCGCTACCTGTCGGGGGGGTCGATCAACACGCTGCACCTGCTGCCGTTCTTCCCGTGGGACACCGACCGCGGCTTCTCGGTGCAGGACTACCGCGCGGTGGACCCGCGCAACGGCACCTGGGAGGATATCGAGGCGCTGGCCGGCGAATTCGCCCACCTGATGGCCGACCTGGTGATCAACCACGCTTCGCTCGACAACCCGCTGGTGCAGGGGGCGCTGACCGGCGATCCACGCTACCGGGACTTCGTAATCCGTTATGACGACGGCGAGCAACCCGATGCGGCCGCGCTCGCGGCGCTCACCCGGCCGCGGCCGGACCCGGTATTGACGCGTTATTTCCTGGTGGCCACCGGTGGCCACACGCGGGCGACGTTCGATCCGCCGGTCGTCGAAGCGGCGCAGGGCGATGAAACGCCCGTCCATGGCGGCGGCTGGGTATGGACCACGTTCTCGCGCCCGCCCAACGCGGATGGCAGCGCGGCCACCCGGCAGGTCGACCTCAACTTTCGCAACCCGCGCGTGCTGCTGGAGATGCTGGAGGTGCTGCTGTGCTATCGCGGGCACGGCGCCGACTGGGTGCGGCTCGATGCCGCCGGCTACATGTGGAAGGAGCTCGGCACCGCGAGCATTCACCATCGCAACACCCACCGGCTGCTGCAGGTGCTGCGCGATGCGCTGGCGGGGCGAGCGGACCTGGTGAGCGTGGCCGAAGTGAACGAGCCGCAGGACACCATTCTGCCCTACCTGGGCAGCGCGGAAGCGGGAGTGGAGAGCGACCTGGTGTACCAGTTCGCACACTTTCCGCTGGCGGTGCACGCACTCCTGTCGGGCGACGCGAGCCACTACAAGCGCTGGCTCGGCACCCTGGAGCAATTCGGGGGCCGGCAGTTCATTACGGTGTACGGGAGCCACGATGGCATGGGCCGCAAGCCGGTGCTCGGCCTGCTGCCCGACGCCGACCTGGAACGCATGGTGCGGGATATGGTCGCCGGCCACGGCGCGCTGCCCAACTACTCCAGGCAGCCGGGCGGCGGCCGCATCATCTACGAGCTGTGCGCCACTCCGTGGAGCCTGATCAACCGCGCGCACGCCGATGAGCCGCTGCAGCTCCAGGTGGACCGCTACGTGGCGTGCGCGGCGCTCGGCCTGACCCTGCGCGGCGTGCCGGCGTTCTACGTCAACGGCCTGCTGGGCGTTCCCAACCGGCTCGACCCCGACCACCTGGACGAGAACCGCTCGATCAACCGCGAGCAGTTCGACGAGGCGGCACTGTACGCGGAACTGGACGACCGCGGAAGCCGGATGCGACAGGTGCTGGAGCGGCTCCTGCGCCTGATCGCGGTGCGCGCGGGCGAGGCGGCGTTCGCACCCGGCGGACCACCCCTGCAGGTGCTCGACACGCCGCCTGCCGTGGTGGCGCTGGTCGCGGACGGCGGCGCGCGCCGCGTGGTTGCTTTGACCAGCGTGTCCGCTGCCGCGCAGCGGGTTGCGCTGGACGCCGCCCTGTTCTCGGGCCGTAGCGCGGTGGTCGAGCTCATCACCGGCAGCGCACCGGCGCGTCCGATCGGAGCGACGTGGGAACTGACGCTCGGTCCCTACGAAGTCCAGTGGCTGGCGGGCGCCCGGTAG
- a CDS encoding carbohydrate ABC transporter permease, which translates to MSDIAGARMTFGVASGRTGKWLVLGFFLVFTFVPLLWLVISSFKTNLELTTRPFALPEVWQFQNYVTAFRIAGLFGLFRNSIIISFASTAITVLVTSMAAFVFARERFPFSGVLLSLILAGVLIPIIGLMAPYFRLINALGLYDTRLALILTYTGINLPISTYLMHGYMKSIPFELEEAAVIDGATFLQRFTKVVFPLSKSGLVTAGTFVFLFGWNEFIYALLLTSRQQVRTVQFGIRHFVHQFFTDYTAMFAAIVVTIVPSIIIYVLFHERIVKGLTSGALKG; encoded by the coding sequence GTGAGCGATATCGCCGGCGCGCGGATGACTTTCGGGGTGGCATCCGGGCGCACCGGGAAGTGGCTGGTGCTCGGGTTCTTCCTGGTGTTCACGTTCGTGCCGCTGCTGTGGCTGGTGATCTCCAGCTTCAAGACCAACCTGGAGCTGACCACGCGGCCGTTCGCGCTGCCGGAGGTGTGGCAGTTCCAGAACTACGTGACGGCGTTCCGGATCGCCGGGCTGTTCGGCCTGTTCCGCAACAGCATCATCATCTCGTTCGCGTCCACCGCGATCACCGTGCTGGTGACCTCGATGGCGGCGTTCGTGTTCGCGCGCGAGAGGTTTCCGTTCAGCGGGGTGCTGTTGAGCCTTATCCTGGCCGGCGTGCTGATCCCGATCATCGGGCTGATGGCGCCCTACTTCCGGCTGATCAACGCGCTCGGCCTGTACGACACGCGGCTGGCGCTGATCCTGACCTACACCGGGATCAACCTGCCGATCTCGACCTACCTGATGCACGGCTACATGAAGTCGATTCCGTTCGAGCTGGAGGAGGCGGCGGTGATCGACGGCGCGACCTTCCTGCAGCGCTTCACCAAGGTGGTGTTCCCGCTGTCCAAGTCGGGCCTGGTGACCGCGGGCACGTTCGTGTTCCTGTTCGGTTGGAACGAGTTCATCTATGCCCTGCTGCTCACCTCGCGCCAGCAGGTGCGCACCGTCCAGTTCGGCATCCGCCACTTCGTGCACCAGTTCTTTACCGACTACACGGCGATGTTCGCGGCGATCGTGGTTACCATCGTCCCGAGCATCATCATCTATGTATTGTTCCACGAGCGCATCGTGAAGGGACTTACCAGCGGAGCGCTGAAAGGCTAG
- a CDS encoding UxaA family hydrolase: MAVAEGIGAEQELTGWLMDGDVTVTIRAHDPIPLGHKIALTEIAPGDSIIKYGHDIGRAIAPIGAGRHVHVHNVKTRRW, encoded by the coding sequence GTGGCGGTTGCGGAGGGCATCGGGGCAGAGCAGGAGCTGACCGGCTGGCTGATGGACGGCGACGTCACGGTCACCATACGGGCCCACGATCCGATTCCGCTCGGGCACAAGATCGCGCTCACCGAGATCGCCCCCGGCGACTCCATCATCAAGTACGGCCACGACATCGGACGCGCGATCGCGCCGATCGGCGCGGGCCGTCACGTACACGTGCACAACGTCAAGACGAGGCGCTGGTAA
- a CDS encoding zinc-binding dehydrogenase, which yields MEAQALICDAQHDFALREVSLPDPGANDVVVRTLWSGVSIGTEFMFVRGTLDGVRYPLCTGYMATGVVESAGAEVSGYAAGDLVYFRASPGMVLDGAPVHTVAGSHASHAVLDAGRPDTALLPDGVPVDIASAFVLPGVGLHGVDISNPRLGDSVLAFGVGLVGLSVVVWANQRGCVVVAVDRDAARLEVARKLGARHLIDASTTDVARAVEERWPGGCDVVFEATGLPANIDAAIALTRPRGKFVWQGHYGKDPIHFRYPVPHGKRVKMFFPCNDGEEPAREMIMHNLALGYLPWQHTVTHRVSSRDAPNLYRGILHGNREGVIGALIHWSDR from the coding sequence ATGGAAGCGCAAGCCCTGATCTGCGACGCGCAGCACGATTTCGCGCTGCGTGAAGTCTCGCTGCCCGATCCCGGCGCCAACGACGTGGTGGTCCGCACGCTGTGGTCCGGGGTCAGCATCGGCACCGAGTTCATGTTCGTGCGCGGGACGCTCGACGGCGTCCGCTACCCGCTGTGTACCGGCTACATGGCCACCGGGGTGGTCGAGTCCGCCGGCGCCGAGGTGTCAGGTTACGCCGCCGGCGACCTGGTGTACTTCCGCGCCAGCCCCGGCATGGTGCTCGACGGCGCACCGGTGCACACCGTCGCCGGCAGCCACGCCAGCCACGCCGTGTTGGACGCGGGGCGCCCCGACACCGCCCTCCTGCCCGACGGCGTGCCGGTGGACATCGCCAGCGCCTTCGTGCTGCCGGGCGTGGGTCTGCATGGGGTGGACATCAGCAACCCGCGGCTCGGCGACTCGGTGCTGGCGTTCGGCGTCGGCCTGGTGGGCCTGTCGGTGGTGGTGTGGGCCAACCAGCGCGGCTGCGTGGTGGTGGCGGTGGACCGGGACGCGGCGCGGCTGGAGGTGGCGCGCAAGCTCGGCGCCCGCCACCTGATCGACGCCTCCACCACCGACGTGGCGCGCGCCGTCGAGGAGCGCTGGCCGGGCGGCTGCGACGTTGTGTTCGAGGCCACCGGCCTGCCGGCCAACATCGACGCCGCCATCGCCCTGACCCGGCCGCGCGGCAAGTTCGTGTGGCAGGGCCACTACGGCAAGGATCCGATCCACTTCCGCTACCCGGTGCCGCACGGCAAGCGGGTCAAGATGTTCTTCCCCTGTAACGACGGAGAGGAGCCGGCGCGCGAGATGATCATGCACAACCTGGCGCTCGGCTACCTGCCGTGGCAGCACACCGTGACCCACAGGGTCTCCAGCCGCGACGCCCCGAACCTGTACCGCGGCATCCTGCACGGCAACCGTGAAGGCGTGATCGGCGCCCTCATCCACTGGTCGGACCGCTGA
- a CDS encoding aminoglycoside phosphotransferase family protein encodes MTQATVSSRRPARCPSPWRDTAAAIDARLVRRLIAEQFPRYRALPVAAVVPGGHDNRTFRVGDSLCARLPSASRYASRPLIEHACLPRLAGHLPLPIPHPVALGAPGAGYLWHWTLNRWIRGKPATRANIRDLSGFARRLASFLSALQGVDTAGAPAPGPENFYRGGNLSTYAADTDRLLDRCRGRVDHHAALETWLLALESRWQADPVWVHGDIAPGNLLVRDGQLHAVIDFGQLAAGDPACDLTVAWTLLDQRSRTVFRAQLQPDELTWRRARGWALWKQLLALDAAESAESRSAQRARRAVRAIREITTPPGRWC; translated from the coding sequence ATGACGCAAGCGACGGTGTCGTCCCGCCGACCGGCACGCTGCCCATCGCCATGGCGGGATACCGCGGCTGCCATCGACGCCCGCCTCGTGCGCCGGCTGATTGCCGAGCAGTTTCCCCGGTACCGTGCGTTGCCGGTGGCCGCCGTCGTCCCCGGCGGCCATGACAATCGCACGTTCCGGGTTGGCGACTCGCTGTGCGCGCGCCTGCCGAGCGCGAGCCGCTACGCTTCCCGCCCGCTGATCGAGCATGCGTGCCTGCCGCGGCTGGCGGGCCACCTGCCCCTGCCGATCCCGCACCCGGTCGCGCTGGGAGCGCCGGGTGCGGGCTACCTATGGCATTGGACGCTGAACCGATGGATCCGGGGCAAGCCGGCCACGCGGGCGAACATCCGCGACCTGAGCGGCTTTGCCCGCCGGCTGGCGAGCTTTCTGAGCGCGCTGCAGGGTGTGGACACCGCCGGCGCACCCGCACCGGGTCCGGAGAACTTCTACCGCGGAGGCAATCTCTCCACCTATGCCGCCGATACCGACCGACTGCTGGATCGCTGCCGCGGCCGCGTCGACCACCACGCGGCGCTGGAAACGTGGCTCCTGGCCCTGGAATCGCGCTGGCAGGCAGATCCGGTGTGGGTGCATGGAGACATCGCGCCCGGTAACCTGTTGGTGCGGGATGGACAACTGCATGCGGTGATCGACTTCGGCCAGTTGGCGGCGGGCGATCCGGCGTGCGATCTGACGGTGGCCTGGACCCTGCTGGACCAACGCAGCAGAACTGTCTTCCGCGCGCAGCTACAACCCGACGAGCTCACTTGGCGGCGGGCGCGCGGCTGGGCGCTGTGGAAGCAGCTCCTCGCCCTGGACGCAGCCGAGTCAGCCGAGTCCCGAAGTGCGCAACGAGCCAGGCGGGCAGTCCGCGCGATCCGGGAGATCACGACGCCGCCAGGCCGCTGGTGTTGA
- a CDS encoding ABC transporter substrate-binding protein encodes MRRLLMGFLVGALVLAAAAPVMGAPGQEGAAGEVVLDWPTIWVPPDSKSETIAALIERFNEENEGAIRIELEGIPDYDGYADKMNTQLASGSAPDLFIFSPNPTTFQYYDSDVLMDFTEELSGPWSENFVSGYIEASTRNGRTKTVPYEIGLTPIWYNSAHLATVGYDEFPATMDEFWALADALKAADIVPTSQMTGGGNAWTSMLWFSHLAGSIGGPDVWSKPLSDPVFEQAAAVLMRLYQDGNTTRDAVGGDAGVSGGHYMAGNTAVFLNGPWYIGRIRNDAPDTYSATKVAAAPQVGDHHGHQIGFMLSNLAAANTDDPNRRAAVVTWMQFMTDPENVRFVSESAGSMFSIKYELTDAADPLQRAFVQASSDATFVIPPLTVAHKVQVVDTFKEALAAMALGEATPAEFVQMLVDANR; translated from the coding sequence ATGCGACGACTATTGATGGGGTTCCTGGTGGGAGCCCTGGTGCTGGCGGCCGCGGCGCCGGTGATGGGTGCCCCCGGCCAGGAAGGGGCGGCAGGCGAGGTGGTGCTCGACTGGCCGACGATCTGGGTGCCGCCCGACTCCAAGTCGGAGACCATCGCGGCGCTGATCGAGCGCTTCAACGAGGAGAACGAGGGCGCGATTCGTATCGAGCTGGAGGGCATCCCCGACTACGACGGGTACGCGGACAAGATGAATACGCAGCTTGCCAGCGGCAGCGCGCCCGACCTGTTCATCTTCTCCCCCAACCCGACCACCTTCCAGTACTACGACTCCGACGTGCTGATGGACTTCACCGAGGAACTGAGCGGGCCGTGGTCGGAGAACTTCGTGTCCGGCTATATCGAGGCGAGCACGCGCAACGGCCGCACCAAGACCGTCCCGTACGAGATCGGCCTGACGCCGATCTGGTACAACAGCGCGCACCTCGCCACCGTCGGGTACGACGAGTTCCCGGCAACGATGGACGAGTTCTGGGCGCTGGCCGACGCGCTGAAGGCGGCGGACATCGTGCCGACCAGCCAGATGACCGGTGGCGGCAACGCGTGGACCAGCATGCTGTGGTTCAGCCACCTGGCCGGCAGCATCGGCGGCCCCGACGTGTGGTCGAAGCCGCTGTCCGACCCGGTGTTCGAGCAGGCGGCGGCGGTGCTGATGCGCCTGTACCAGGACGGCAACACCACCCGCGACGCGGTCGGCGGCGACGCCGGCGTGTCGGGCGGCCACTACATGGCCGGCAACACCGCGGTGTTCCTGAACGGCCCCTGGTACATCGGCCGCATCCGCAACGACGCGCCGGACACCTACTCGGCCACCAAGGTGGCGGCGGCGCCTCAGGTCGGCGACCACCACGGCCACCAGATCGGGTTCATGCTGTCCAACCTGGCGGCCGCGAACACCGACGATCCGAACCGGCGCGCGGCGGTGGTCACGTGGATGCAGTTCATGACCGATCCCGAGAACGTCCGCTTCGTCAGCGAGTCGGCGGGATCGATGTTCTCGATCAAGTACGAGCTCACCGACGCGGCGGACCCGCTGCAGCGTGCGTTCGTGCAGGCCAGCAGCGACGCGACGTTCGTGATCCCTCCGCTTACCGTCGCCCACAAGGTGCAGGTGGTGGACACGTTCAAGGAGGCGCTCGCGGCGATGGCGCTCGGCGAGGCGACGCCGGCCGAGTTCGTGCAGATGCTGGTCGACGCCAACCGGTAG
- a CDS encoding sugar ABC transporter permease produces the protein MTVRSSRVWFWRAVFLAPTLALFAMYFVYPLGFVFVISTLEWNGITAPVFVGVQNYLDNFQARQFQFALRNNFVWVAALAVGKIALAALVAMILARQPFAWRLLRTVYFVPVVISQVAIAMMWRAIYNAEYGIINQALERLGAAHLTRNWLGELATALPAILTQEVFYIGYFMIIILAYAMTIPESYYDAAQLDGANVLQQERYITLPMLKPILITTMTLATAFALRHFEATFLLTDGGPAFRTTVLGLQLYKMTAALDYGHANATGGTLVLIGLALITLIRTTVGRRDAASESAQ, from the coding sequence ATGACAGTGCGGTCCAGCCGGGTCTGGTTCTGGCGCGCCGTGTTCCTGGCCCCGACACTGGCCCTGTTCGCGATGTACTTCGTGTACCCGCTCGGCTTCGTGTTCGTGATCAGCACGCTGGAGTGGAACGGCATCACGGCGCCGGTGTTCGTGGGCGTGCAGAACTACCTTGACAACTTCCAGGCGCGCCAGTTCCAGTTCGCGCTACGCAACAACTTCGTCTGGGTGGCGGCGCTGGCGGTCGGCAAGATCGCGCTGGCCGCGCTGGTGGCGATGATCCTGGCGCGGCAGCCGTTCGCCTGGCGGCTGCTGCGCACGGTCTACTTCGTTCCGGTGGTGATCAGCCAGGTGGCGATCGCGATGATGTGGCGGGCCATCTACAACGCCGAGTACGGCATCATCAACCAGGCGCTGGAACGGCTCGGGGCGGCGCACCTCACGCGCAACTGGCTCGGCGAGCTGGCCACCGCGCTGCCGGCCATACTGACCCAGGAAGTGTTCTACATCGGCTACTTCATGATCATCATCCTGGCCTACGCGATGACCATCCCGGAGAGCTACTACGACGCCGCCCAGCTCGACGGTGCCAACGTGCTGCAGCAGGAGCGCTACATCACCCTGCCGATGCTCAAGCCGATCCTGATCACCACCATGACGCTGGCCACCGCCTTCGCCCTGCGCCACTTCGAGGCGACCTTCCTGCTCACCGACGGCGGTCCCGCGTTCCGCACCACGGTGCTCGGCCTGCAACTCTACAAGATGACCGCCGCCCTGGACTACGGGCACGCCAACGCCACCGGCGGCACGCTGGTGCTGATCGGCCTGGCGCTGATCACGCTGATCCGCACCACCGTCGGCAGGCGCGATGCCGCGTCCGAGTCGGCGCAATAG